The genome window atatttattggctcaattctaagtaatctttgcacttactttttgcaaactagttcaattatgcacttctatacttgctttggtttgtgttggcatcaatcaccaaaaaagggggagattgaaagggaattaggcttacacctatttcctaattgattttggtggttgaattgcccaacacaaacatttggactaactagtttgctctagtttgtaagttctacaggtgccaaaggttcacaaaaagccaatgaaaaagaccaagaaaagggttcaacaaagagagcaggggataaccgaaggcaccctggtctgccgcaccggactgtccgatgtgccaccggacagtgtccggtgcaccaggggacttgaagctaaactcatcaccttcaggaaaactcagaggcgctccactataattcaccagactgtccggtgtacaccggacagtgtccggtgctccaaggagaagcgactctgaactcgccagcttcgggaatccgctccgctataattcaccagacatgtccggtgtacaccggactgtccggtgtgacagcgaagcaacagctacttcggcgccaatggtcacctgcagaggcattaaatgcgcgccagggcgcgcagaagtcaggcacgcgcgtgacggcgcaccggacagtctacagtacatgtccggtgcaccaccgaacagccaagcgaccccaccagtcagagctccaacggtcgaaccctaacggccgggtgacgtggctggcgcaccggacagtgtccggtgtacaccggactgtccggtgtgccatgcgacagcaggcttcaccaacggctagtttggtggttggggctataaatacccccaaccacccctcattcaagtcatccaagttttccaccttccaactacttacaagagctggggattcaattctagacacaccaaagtgatcaaatcctctccaattccacacaaagctttagtgactagtgagagagatttgttgtgttcatttgagctcttgcgcttggattgcttctttgtttctcatttgttcttgtgatcaaaactcaattgtaaccgaggcaagagacaccaattgtgtggtggtccttgcggggaggttttgctcccggttgatttgagaagagaagctcactcggtctgagggaccgtttgagagagggaaagggttgaaatagaccggtctttgtggcctcctcaacagggagtaggtttgcgagaaccgaacctcggtaaaacaaatctttgCGTCTCACTTCTTCACTCactcgcgatttgttttcacgccctctctcggactcgtttctatctctaacgctaacccggcttgtacttgtgattaagtttgtaaattttagattcgccctattcaccccccctctaggcgactttcagcggtGCTAGCGTCCTCCCTTAGGTGGAGGTCCTTTTGCCCGGGTCACCGTCCGAGGTCGGGCCTagttccgccgagggtggaatcaacgccgagggtgctgctgctccccctaccgATGCCagaacctgcaggaacaatttGTCTGTAGCATGCGCATGCTTTTTGGCGGCCGCCaaggcctaaacactttatcgTCATGTTTAAAAAGCTGTGTCTTCTCTCCTCTTGTTTCGAACATCACGACTTGTCTGTCAATAGCAGAATCATTTATCCgaacgagagttacttttcgcggaaggtgatgagtgaggtatccgtatcccggaggcgtaggagtccctcggctcggtcggccttgccgcttacgtgcgctctcATTTGGTCGAAGGATTCCATTATTGGGACAGTCGAGAAGGCgtgaaagtcgttttctacccgagtgttaggacttgatcggtagcaggatcgcttattcgagcgtgagttacttctcgcggaaggtgatgagtgaggtatccgtatctcggaggcgtaggagttcctcggctcggtcggccttgtcgcttacgtgtactctcgtcgttctcaggatcccgctatcaatacggaagtcgaaagcacaaaggttgttttggtagaaaatttttccgaggaaaattttgacgcagagggggttccccccttctagcccccgagggagggtcgggctttgctgaggcaaggctgacccttccttgacggtcagACTTGGTGTGCGTAAatgaggtacatgaacgacttaaaacatcttaagggtagaagcgacgtagctgttggatgttccaagcgttgctgtagacctcgccttggtcgttggccagcttgtatgttccgggcttcaagatcttggcgatgatgaaggacccttcccagggaggagtgagcttggcgcgccaactgtcggcgtttcgacctcggggggggggggggggtccctggaccgatgagtaaattgtcactgcgtgtccctgcccagatgggttggcgcgggatggaacacaagatgtgggacaagccttgtattatcctacaccaggggtgccgctcgcagtaggggttacaagcgcgtcgcgtgagggagagagagagggggacacAGAGCTCGTCCGCCGCTTCCCTCGCGCGAACCTCTCTCAGGGTGGCCCTGGACttcccttttatagaggcaaggagagagtccaggtgtacaacggggggcgtagctatgcgctaacgtgtccggcagtggagtgcctaagccctgtgtacatgccaacgtggccgttgggggagagcttgggcgttgtacatgtgatggcgtggccgCCGGAGGAGCGCCAGAGTCCTGTAGCAGCACAGCTGGCAGCGCGGCGAggaccctgctgacgtctccttgctgtcgtaaggggctgagagccaccggcgtcatggtgcacgcggggcaccatcattacccgtcgccggggtaagccaaatgggacgccggtcttgttccttgtagcctgagcaggctaggaataggggaatgatgcatcccctatcagcacggtcagtccgagcccagggtcggtcgaggcggagacttctcttgaggtcgaggccgaggtcaggcgaggacgcgattccccccgagaccggggtcgaggccgagtccgggggtcgggcgaggcggagacctcctcccgaggccggagcatgaggtcgggcgaggcggagcttcctgttgcgcccaaggcttgagctcggtggttgatcgtgacttgttgtcagtcgttgccggggtggctgacacggcagtcggagcggagcgagcggcgctgttttcctgtcatatcggacagtaaagaggaggggcgaagtgactgcggtccttcggcctggccgactgaggcgcgtgtgtcaggatacggcgtcaggcatcccccacatttaatgcgcctgcgaagcggtcggttggtgagatggtatggccaaggttgcttcacaacgaagcctgctcgagctgggcctcgggagagccgagggggcgcctgccgtctgaggaggccctcgggcgaggcgtgaattcgtctgggaccactgttccaacccgaggctgggctcgggtgagatcgcgtccttcgggtagacgaagtcttggcttgaaccgcacccgtcagttggtctgagggtgttaaCCAGCCGTGATTAGaagcgttgggggtacccctaattacggtacccgacagtactcGATTTCATAAGATTCAAATAGGAAGTTAAGATGAGGGTGGTATCATCATAAAAATGGAGTAGTATCCTAAATTATACTAATCCACGTATGATATGTATGCCTTTCCTTATCAACCGGAAGTAGTGCAAAAAAAATTCTATACTGCACTGCTCTCTTTTACTGAGAAATGCAAAACAATAAAAGTGAAGTAAGGGTGTGCCATAGATATTTGATCTTGCCTCCTGCCCCCCCTTCTCATCAAAAATTTTCatgaaaaaagaaaagatgaatTTGTCCATTCATTGAACCCTAGTTCGGGACTGACAGGGCTCGAacccgcagcttccgccttgacaGGGCGGTGCTCTGACCAATTGAACTACAATCTCTACGAGGTGTATAGCACGCCTATTCTTAAATAGAAGATTCGATTGGCCTGTCGTGCTCTAAGAAATAGACGAATCATATACTACATACCCGCATATCCTATGCGGGTATAGTGAGAATGGCATAACTAGTATGTTGCGATCTTTTATCCCTAAAAATAAACGATAATCCGCTTTTCCATAAGAAAAGCTCTTTTCTTTGTCTTTTCTTTGTAAGACAAAGAATCAGAGAGATATGGATTACAAATCAATTTCCTCATTTCTCTTTATCCTTTATTTCTATAGATAATACATCTTTTTTCTTCCATAAAAATAGATTTAGTTCATATTCACGAAGCCCTAATATTTTTAGGCCGAGCTGGATTTGAACCAGCGTAGACATATTGTCAACGAATTTACAGTCCGTCCCCATTAACTGCTCGGGCATCGACCCAGGAAGAATTTTTTCTAGGCTTTTTGATAATCTATGATTAACCTCTTTTTATAATACTCCCTACCCCCAGGGGAAGTCGAATCCCCGCTGCCTCCTTGAAAGAGAGATATCCTGAACCACTAGACGATAGCACCATATACAACCACTCGTCAGTATCAACTCTTTTCTTTAATTAATCGTTTTGCATTAATAATTTTGCCAAacttggttgaagagccaagtaaaATGGAGTCgttctgtcccagttttgttgttgtttggttacaaaaTAACTAGAATGGAGtggctccaattagggaatattctcctcatATCCGAAACCATCCAACTCCAAAAAATCAATGGGACGGAGCCGCTCTATTCCCAGCCCGCTCGCATAGCTCGCCCTCCCATCCGTGCGCACCAGCTCGCGCGCCtccctctgcaaccaaacaaaaaacagaaccGCTCCGTTCCAGCTTACCAAACATAGAACAGAACGGCTCCGTTCCTAAAATCAGGGATGGAACGATTCCGTTCTACTTAACTCCTCAACTAAACACTACATTTTCTAGTCTCCCAAATCTTCCAAATGATAGTACCACGGACGTCCGCCTGAATGGACTTTGGAACAAACACCGGAGGTAAGAATGGAGCACAGTAGTATGCATCATCTACCATTATACTCTCTTCGCtccaatttataattcgtttgattTGTTTTGTACCAAATTCAACTGGCTCGTCATATTTATATTTTacgaaaaatgaaaaattcaaagtCGTTCTTAAAGTAAATTCTATACTAAATGATACCAAATCAAAAGTTAATAATAATTATGATTTTTAATAAGACGAACGGATAAAAATTATGTAAAAAATTCAAACGGATTATAAATTAGAAATGAGAGAATATATATGAATAGCTGGTTAGACTAATTGCACGTGACATGCCACGCCTCCCCGTTCCCACTGTCCCACGCACACAACACGTACAGAAGAAGATATCCATACATGTACACGGACGGACCGAGGTGTCAGTTGGTCGGAGATTTCTGAATTGAACACCTCACTGCTCATGAACGGCCGTGACCGTGGACACGAGAGAGAAAAAAGAGGTAATCCGATCCACATCCACCCACGAACACGAAGACTGTCCCACGCACACAACACGTACAGAAGAAGATATCCATACATGTACACGGACGGACCGAGGTGTCCGTTGGTCGGAGATTTCTGAATTCAACACCTCACTGCACATGAACGGCCGTGAccgtggagagagagagagaaaaaaaaagaggCAAACCGATCCTGCGATCCACATCCACCCACGAAGACAGTTCTGGTGCGTGGACGACTGTGCTTGTGCGTGCCCTTAGGCCGCACATGGCACATGCCCGCCGCTGGATAGCACTGCTGCACGTACTGGGTACTGCTAGCGTCAGCGACATGCATTGCACCGTTGCACGGCGTGCGTGACAGCGTGATGGTGATGTCTGGTTGATGCTCGACTTGCTCTTGGTTGGTGCCAACTGCCCGGCGACGGGCGACATGGGACCTGCCATTGGCGCGGACGCGCGGCGCAGGGCAGCAGACTGAGTACTGGTCGTGCGTGCCTCCACTCCACGACCACCTGTAGCCCGCTCTATAGGCACCGCACCGCCGTGCGCGCTCGGTGACCTACCTGGAGCCTGGAGGACGCTACCGTCCACGGCCACGCAGCGCCCGCCGGATTGGCCGGTCAGCAAGGCCTGGACGCTGGCCGGGGTCAGGACACGACACACTGGCCGAACAAACCCATCTCTCGTCCCTTGCCCCCTACCGGCGGATAACGAGCGGCGCATGCAGATGCAGCCAGCCGGCAGGACCAGGACGCATGCAGATGCAGGCACCGTGACGCAATTGCATCCCGCTCTGCAGGCCAGAGCTGCAGGCAGGCGTCGGCGGCGGGGCGCCCACCCAGGACCCAGCGGCCCAGCCCACCATATATACCGCCCCGTCCCCGTGCGAGTGAGCGCTTCATTTAACGCTGTCGCTTTCGCTTCCACTCGCACTCCATGGGTGCGCGGGCGACGATGGGATGTTCGCCCTTGCTGCCCTTCCAAGCGCTCTGGCTCACAGCGGCCGTTGTCGCGGCGCTCGCGCTCGCGGCCGGCGCGCAGCCGTCGCCGTCGCTGTCGCCGGGGTTCTACGACGCGACGTGCCCGGGGCTGCAGCCCATCGTGCGCCGCGGCGTGGCGCGCGCCGTCCGGGCGGAGCCGCGCATGGGGGCGTCCCTCCTCCGCCTCTTCTTCCACGACTGCTTCGTCAATGTAAGACGACGGGCGCGAGGGAGTGGAGCGGTCACTCACTTCGCTTCACGCCTGTCGGTCGGTCGGTCGGTTTGTGCTGGTCCTCTCCTGACGTGTGTCCGTGCGTGTGGATGGATATGGATCGCAGGGCTGCGACGCCTCCGTCTTGCTGGACGACGTGCCCGGTAACTTCACCGGGGAGAAGAACGCGGGGCCCAACGCCAACTCGCTGCGCGGGTACGAGGTCATCGACGCCATCAAGGCCCAGGTGGAGGCGTCCTGCAAGGCCACCGTCTCCTGCGCCGACATCCTCGCCCTCGCAGCGCGCGACGCCGTCAACCTGGTCAGCGTTCCTGCTCGTCCTCTCTCCGGCTCCGTttccaaacaaacaaacaaacaaacaaacagctGCATGCGCCGCCTGACCGACCGTGTGCCGAGGTGCAGCTGGGCGGGCCGCGGTGGGCGGTGCCGCTGGGGCGGCGGGACGCGCGGGACGCGAGCGCGGGCGCGGCGAACGCCAACCTGCCGCCTCCGGACGCGTCGCTGCCGGCGCTGCTGTCCGCGTTCGGCGCCAAGGGCCTGGACGCGCGGGACCTGACGGCGCTGTCGGGCGCGCACACGGTGGGGCGCGCCCGCTGCGCGGTGTTCCGCGCCCACATCTACAACGACACCGCCACCACCGACGCCAGCTTCGCGGCGGGCCTCCGGGGCGCCGTCTGCCCCTACACGGGCGGCGACGCCAACCTGGCGCCGCTGGAGCCGCAGGCGCCCGACGCCTTCGACAACGGCTACTTCCGGGACCTGGTCGCGCGCCGCGTGCTGCTTCGCTCGGACCAGGCGCTGTACGGCAGCGGCGGAGACGGGGGCAACACCACGGACGCGCTCGTGCGCGCGTACGCCGCCAACGGGACGGCCttcgcggccgacttcgccgccgccATGGTGAGGATGGGGAACCTGGGCCCGCCCGCGGCGAGCGCGGCCGCCGCCGAGGTCCGGCTCAACTGCCGCCGAGTGAACTGATCGTGCAGCCTGCCCGCGCGCGCCGCGCCATTTGCATAGATCAGTGGATTGGGTTACTTTCCTGGTGTACACTTGCTTCGATTCGATTCGCAGGAGTACGTAGTATGATTGATAAGCATGGATTTGAGGTTCGTTCTTGGCGTTCACGAATGACGAAGGAGACGACGTGCGGGGATCGCAAAAACGGCCGTTCCTGCGCCGGATTTTCGACCGCCCTCATGATTCCATCACGATCGAAAAGCGTGCGGGGGCCAAGGCGCAGGCTTTTCTGGACCCTGGGACAGCGTGTGACTGGGGCACGCATAACGCATCATGCAGACAGGAGATGGAGATAGATATCTGCCAGCTGCGCGCCGAGCGCCGAATCATAGACTGGCCCTGATAACGCAATGACAGAGGCGCGGGGGGGCGCAGCCTGGACGGGGGATGGCCGTGCCTGACATGTCGTGCCGGCGCGAGGGCCCCGTGAGGCGGCGTTGTTCGCTAGCGCGAGTGCGCGACGGTAGCTGCGGCGTGGATCACGCACGCCATACGTACGTAGTACATGCATGCATGGGTGTACATGCCTCCTGCATGTCACTTGCCGTTGCTGGTGGTGCAGCACGTGCGCCGCTTTATTGTCAGTTTGTCACCCTGCCATGGTGGCTGGTGGGTGCCAATGTGTCATGCGTGCCAAGGAACTACCACTACGTTCTCAGTGGATCTGAGACAAGAGGCGGCGGCGTATGCCTATTGCCTGGCGGCCCTGGTAGGCTGGTGCTCATGGTTTGATCGCCTCCGGCTACTACGCTGAACACGCGCCCTGGTTTTGCAGGTGCCCAGGGCCCCAGAACAACAGTTTAGCGGCCTTGAGGGTAATAGAAAGGCAGCCTTTTACTTCAGTCATGTGATCGCCATGGCGGCAAGCAGGCACGGTCCATAATTGATAGCAGACATGACAAGAGATCAAGAATCCTTTGCGAGTACGGGTACATGCAGACATGATAAGGTGGCTCAGGCGGCGCTGAGTGATTGGACAAAGGTGATCTTAGCTGGGCCCGGCTGAGGCATGCAAGAGTAAAAGGAAACCCTTTCAAGGGGCAACGTTGGGCCGGGGCCCAAACAGAAGTACCAGGGGTGGATGAGAGGCCCACATGACGGCCTGAGGATTTGCCGAAACCACTTTCTTTTTTTACGAGACCTGTTCCTCCTCATTAGAGTACTGTTCCAGACATGCGTTGCATCTGCTTTGGCGTGAGTGAAGACTATTGTGTTTAGCATGTGTTCACCATCGTAGCACCATTATGTAACATCTGTTCAGTATAAGGCCCTAAAGATACGCTCGATGTCTCAGTTGACCTGTACAAGTATCCAGTGTCAGCTTGTTTTTTTTTTTAAGATTCATGGTCGCTAACGTATAGTACAAGCACTCAAGTGCATCATATACATATTGCCCTGAATAAGCTGCCCTGCCCAAACCTAATGTCTTATTtgtaaaaagaaaaaagaaaagggggggggggggggggggggtgctaaAAATACGAAGGAAATTTTCTTTTGCTTCCGTTATACAGTTTCTTCCTGCCCCCTGCGTTGGATCCAACGTGTAACGCTGCATCCCTCCGCAACCCTCATTACTATCCACAGCATTTTAAAAGCTGTCACCGGATTATTGAAGGTTTCCGGAGTATTCTTTATTCCAATACCTGGTCATCACATCAACCGAAACTTTTTTTTCATGAACATTTCGTCGTGCAACGCGTGCATCTCTGAACAAACTAGTTAAACGGAGACAACTGCACTGTGGAAAAGTACTTATGGGATGGAACTGGTAATCGTTTGTGCATTGTTTGGGAAACTCGTGCAGTGTCTTCTGGGAAAGTCGAGGCAGCGGGGTTAAACAGTTGTGTTTGTACTTTGGACGCAAAATAACTGTCCCCTCGTGATGTGGAAGGTTGTTGATTCCAGATTCTAGAACAtgcgctcatcttgtttgtttctcggAGACCAATAGCCTCGGGACAACCAAGAGGGCGCGCAACCCTGGAAAATGAAAAAAAAATAATATGTACTAACAAACAGGTGAAGTAATTTCTGTTTACCTTTTTTTAATAGTAAGAGCCAATTAACACTCTCTGCTCACCTAGATTATATAAGGCAAAAATCGCAGTCCTCGACAAGAAGTCGATGGCCGTGAGGACAAACATACAGGTGGCAGGAGCGTCTCAGTCCGCACCAGAACATTTTGGAGTAGAATATAGAACGAATAACTTCACCTGTTTCCCACCAACTTTTTCCTACGTGGAGGATAGCAACAAGGGGAAAAAAACTGCTACATAATTAAGTTTTCGTAAAACTGCTATGGTTTTCATTCAATCGTCTTGTAGTCAAGCTACCAAAAAGGTACAAAATTTTTCTTTAAAAACACAGATTCACTTTATTATTTATCCTATCAATATATCAATTTTTATGTTCAATTCGTCTTATTATATCTCTTAATAGATGGTTCATTAAAATTAAAATTTAATATATTgatacaacaaataatgaagcgTGTCtatagtttttttaaaaaaatttgaATTTTAGCAATTTGATTGTATCGCGATTGTACGGGACTAAATTGATTGCGCAATTTTTTTTTTGCCTAGCAACATATCACAGTGCACTGACCTTTTTCCGTAGCATTTCCAACTAGGCATATAGAAAGCAAGCATAGAAATGTCAAAGAAAATTAGATGGAAAATCATTATTTTTCCAACCGATCCGTCCGTGTCATAACAGAAAATGCAAATGCGCAGAAAAGAGGAGAGACTCCTTCACCAGATCCCgaatttttttgtattttagccctttaTCATGtttaaaatcacgtttagactaaaaaaattttaatctcaattttggacccttagctcggcgccatagcctataacGCCGAGCTAACacatctcggcgccataggctatgctgCCGAGCGATGACGTGGCCAAGGCTGTCAGCGATGACGTGGACGTCcgcgtggcacctagctcggcgTCACAGATCTTGGCGCTGAGCTAGGAATTTAACCGCGAGCCACGTTCTTCTCTGCGTTTCTTCTCTGTTTCTAGGCTGCACGCGCAAGacgccccgccgccgccgccgcaagcTCCCCCGCCGCCCGCCCCGGCCAACGCGCGCGCCCGCTCCGCTCCGGCCACCGCGCTCGCGCGCCCCGACCGCCACGCTCGCCCGCCCCGAACGCCGCGCGCGCCCGCTCAGGCGACCGCGCTCGCCCTTCCTGGCCGCCGCGCGTGCCCGCTCCTACCACTGCGCTCCGGCCACCGCGCACGCCCGCCCCGGCCACCGcgctccggccgccgcgcgtccgcTAGAACATCCTCCGTCCGCCAGGTAATTTTTTTATTGTTGTTAGTTACTTAGTTAGTAAATTGTTAgctattgttagtgtttagtaattAGTTAGATATTCACTTGTttagtgtttagtaaatagttagatatttttcttgttagtgtttagtaaatagtTAGCTATTTTCTTGTTTAacatattgttagtgtttagtaaattgttagtgattatatagttagcaTTTTGTTTAGCACATTAATATTACATGTTCAACATATTGTTTATCATGTAGATATCGTGcagttttctgtgttggcaaccatcgtgttgtcgtttatttgtAGGTTTTTGaaacatcactttacaggggaggtgctgccaaattttttattgacaatagtaTTTTTTGCACATAAGTGTTCTTCCGACTTGATCTTCTCCATCATTAGCTGGAATCGTACGCgatctcaggtatacattgttttcgtacattattcatatattatgtaatttcgtttgatgtggtcatttaatatttactatatagttattagttaataagtagttactatttatttattatttagtaaGTTTTTAGGCTTAAGTACGTAGCCATTATTaagttagtaatccatttttgcaatagatggacaccctagtgacactataccatggaggaagcgtGGGGATAGATGCGTATGGGAatgttacttttgatggtatgaagatcgtgaccatgttgttcgatgaaagaccatcttttgataagattttcgctcgagcttgtgaggagattagttgtga of Zea mays cultivar B73 chromosome 8, Zm-B73-REFERENCE-NAM-5.0, whole genome shotgun sequence contains these proteins:
- the LOC100285274 gene encoding peroxidase 68 precursor is translated as MGARATMGCSPLLPFQALWLTAAVVAALALAAGAQPSPSLSPGFYDATCPGLQPIVRRGVARAVRAEPRMGASLLRLFFHDCFVNGCDASVLLDDVPGNFTGEKNAGPNANSLRGYEVIDAIKAQVEASCKATVSCADILALAARDAVNLLGGPRWAVPLGRRDARDASAGAANANLPPPDASLPALLSAFGAKGLDARDLTALSGAHTVGRARCAVFRAHIYNDTATTDASFAAGLRGAVCPYTGGDANLAPLEPQAPDAFDNGYFRDLVARRVLLRSDQALYGSGGDGGNTTDALVRAYAANGTAFAADFAAAMVRMGNLGPPAASAAAAEVRLNCRRVN